A genomic window from Methanovulcanius yangii includes:
- the thsA gene encoding thermosome subunit alpha has product MLAGQPIVILRDNVERVGGSEAQKSNIMAAKAIAEAVRTTLGPRGMDKMLVAPGGDVVITNDGVTILHEMKVEHPTGKLIIEVAETQDEEVGDGTTTATIFMGALMAEAEAMLEKKIHSTIIANGYTLGMNKALEILEQQSITATDDREMLRKVALTSVTGKTIEDVKDKIVDIVVDAVTAVARKNEDGKYEIDEDDVVIKTMIGDQMSDAEFLDGFLIDKTRVQYGMPKVVEGARIACLSQALEAAKTQTKAKIKITSSEQMEAFNEKEQETLREFADTLKAKGVNAVFCQKGIADAVQYHLLKHGIFAIQDVPEKDLKRMARAVGATIVNKPEDITEETIGEAEKIAEMKDIVITQITGCKNKNTVSILLKGTSQVFVDELERGVYDGIRVVMDALEDGKFVVGGAAIDTELMLQLQAFAATQEGRTQLAIEAFARIFEAIPNTLAENSGYDPIDKVVALKAAHAAGNNHAGLDVYTGEIIDMYEAGVIEPMRVKKQAIMSSAETASLIIRVDDMMLSKNAQQMSRGM; this is encoded by the coding sequence ATGTTAGCGGGACAACCAATAGTAATTCTTCGCGACAACGTTGAGCGCGTTGGCGGCAGCGAGGCGCAGAAATCGAATATCATGGCGGCCAAGGCGATCGCGGAGGCCGTGCGCACCACCCTCGGACCACGGGGAATGGACAAGATGCTCGTCGCTCCGGGCGGCGATGTCGTCATCACGAACGACGGCGTGACCATCCTCCACGAGATGAAGGTCGAACACCCGACCGGCAAGCTGATCATCGAGGTTGCCGAGACCCAGGACGAGGAAGTCGGCGACGGAACCACCACCGCGACCATCTTCATGGGCGCCCTCATGGCAGAGGCCGAGGCGATGCTCGAGAAGAAGATCCACTCGACGATCATCGCAAACGGCTACACCCTCGGCATGAACAAGGCACTCGAGATCCTCGAGCAGCAGTCCATCACCGCGACCGATGACCGTGAGATGCTCAGGAAGGTCGCCCTTACGAGCGTCACCGGCAAGACCATCGAGGATGTCAAGGACAAGATCGTCGACATCGTCGTCGATGCCGTCACCGCCGTCGCCCGCAAGAACGAGGACGGCAAGTACGAGATCGACGAGGACGACGTCGTCATCAAGACGATGATCGGCGACCAGATGAGCGACGCCGAGTTCCTCGACGGGTTCCTCATCGACAAGACCCGTGTCCAGTACGGCATGCCCAAGGTCGTCGAGGGCGCCCGCATCGCCTGCCTCTCCCAGGCACTCGAGGCGGCCAAGACCCAGACGAAGGCCAAGATCAAGATCACCAGCTCCGAGCAGATGGAGGCCTTCAACGAGAAGGAGCAGGAGACCCTCCGCGAGTTCGCCGACACCCTCAAGGCAAAGGGCGTCAACGCCGTCTTCTGCCAGAAGGGCATCGCCGATGCGGTCCAGTACCACCTCCTGAAACACGGCATCTTCGCCATCCAGGACGTCCCGGAAAAAGACCTCAAGCGCATGGCCCGTGCCGTCGGCGCAACGATCGTCAACAAGCCCGAGGACATCACCGAGGAGACCATCGGCGAAGCAGAGAAGATCGCCGAGATGAAGGACATCGTCATCACCCAGATCACCGGGTGCAAAAACAAGAACACCGTCTCCATCCTCCTCAAGGGAACCAGCCAGGTCTTCGTCGATGAACTCGAACGCGGCGTCTACGACGGCATCCGTGTCGTGATGGACGCCCTCGAGGACGGCAAGTTCGTCGTCGGCGGTGCCGCCATCGACACCGAACTCATGCTCCAGCTCCAGGCATTCGCCGCAACGCAGGAAGGCAGGACCCAGCTCGCCATCGAGGCATTCGCACGGATCTTCGAGGCCATCCCGAACACCCTCGCCGAGAACTCCGGCTACGACCCCATCGACAAGGTCGTCGCCCTCAAGGCAGCCCACGCCGCCGGCAACAACCACGCCGGCCTCGACGTCTACACCGGCGAGATCATCGACATGTACGAGGCAGGTGTCATCGAGCCGATGCGGGTCAAGAAGCAGGCCATCATGTCCTCTGCGGAGACCGCATCCCTCATCATCCGTGTCGATGACATGATGCTCTCCAAGAATGCCCAGCAGATGTCTCGCGGCATGTAA
- a CDS encoding NADH-quinone oxidoreductase subunit 5 family protein: MELLLFLILFPALMGFVFLIFPNTKARDAMVALAALVLIAATVIFFLQNYGAGTVLYEIEPGLVSTAMMAIEVVLALGILYLAAKYKQWIVAALAVIGTGVALYAETLFTGPEHLNNLFVDEFTLIMAVIIGVIGSLICIFATGYMRDYHDHHKEIKDKRQGFFFLLFVFLSAMFGVVFSNNIFWLFFFWEITTLCSFLLIGYAWDEQAQKNAFWALLLNLLGGLGFGATFLYLAFTDPAGDLVMLDSLIAAGPAVAMIPAALIGFAGLAKAAQMPFSSWLLGAMIAPTPVSALLHSSTMVKAGVYVIVRFAPIYDASFVGFLVALVGGFTFLLASGIAISQSNAKKVLAWSTIANLGLIVTCAGIGNAAAVWAAILLIVFHAIAKSLLFLCTGTVEHRIGSRDIEDMGGLVSILPKVTIMMIIGIAGMFLAPFGMLISKWAALRAFLETPYGIVAVILIAFGSAVTLFFWTKWMGKLLQVAWKPEPKREGEVSKPEFYSLLALAGGVVIICLGFPLLSSVVVEPFLEGIYGIGASLGDQNIAIMLMMMVVVFILPISLIFFRRNPKMIPHYVGGRMETGDMHFAGSMGIQRKVEMSNYYFEGIFGEAKLGRVGNILCTLFIACIGIVLATGVIA, encoded by the coding sequence GTGGAGCTATTGCTGTTCCTAATACTGTTCCCTGCCTTGATGGGATTTGTTTTTCTCATATTCCCCAACACCAAGGCACGGGATGCAATGGTCGCACTCGCGGCGCTGGTGCTCATTGCAGCTACAGTCATATTCTTCCTTCAAAACTACGGCGCCGGGACCGTGCTATACGAAATAGAACCGGGACTCGTCTCCACTGCGATGATGGCAATCGAAGTGGTGCTCGCCCTCGGTATCCTGTATCTTGCGGCAAAATACAAACAGTGGATCGTCGCCGCCCTGGCCGTCATCGGCACCGGCGTCGCCCTCTACGCCGAGACGCTCTTCACCGGTCCCGAACACCTGAATAACCTGTTCGTGGACGAGTTCACCCTGATCATGGCAGTGATCATCGGTGTCATCGGGAGTCTCATCTGTATCTTTGCCACCGGATATATGCGGGACTACCACGACCATCACAAGGAGATCAAGGACAAGCGGCAGGGATTCTTCTTCCTCCTCTTCGTCTTCCTCTCGGCGATGTTCGGGGTGGTCTTCTCGAACAATATCTTCTGGCTCTTCTTCTTCTGGGAGATAACCACGCTCTGTTCGTTCCTCCTCATCGGGTACGCATGGGACGAACAGGCGCAGAAAAACGCCTTCTGGGCACTGCTCCTAAACCTCCTCGGCGGACTCGGATTCGGAGCGACGTTCCTCTACCTCGCGTTCACCGACCCTGCAGGAGACCTCGTCATGCTCGACTCGCTCATTGCCGCAGGACCCGCGGTTGCGATGATCCCCGCGGCCCTGATAGGCTTTGCGGGCCTCGCAAAGGCGGCGCAGATGCCCTTCTCCTCGTGGCTCCTCGGTGCGATGATCGCCCCGACACCCGTCTCGGCACTCCTGCACTCCTCCACCATGGTCAAGGCAGGCGTGTATGTCATCGTCCGGTTCGCCCCCATCTATGACGCAAGCTTCGTTGGATTCCTTGTCGCACTGGTCGGCGGCTTCACCTTCCTCCTTGCATCGGGCATCGCCATCTCGCAGAGCAACGCCAAGAAGGTCCTTGCATGGTCGACCATTGCAAACCTCGGCCTCATCGTCACCTGTGCGGGCATCGGCAACGCCGCGGCCGTCTGGGCGGCAATCCTCCTCATCGTCTTCCATGCGATTGCAAAGTCGCTCCTCTTCCTCTGTACCGGCACGGTCGAGCACCGCATCGGCAGCAGGGACATCGAGGACATGGGAGGCCTCGTTTCCATCCTGCCGAAGGTCACCATCATGATGATCATCGGCATCGCCGGCATGTTCCTCGCCCCGTTCGGGATGCTCATCTCGAAGTGGGCGGCACTCAGGGCATTCCTGGAGACCCCCTACGGCATCGTCGCGGTCATCCTCATCGCCTTCGGCAGTGCGGTCACCCTCTTCTTCTGGACGAAGTGGATGGGCAAGCTCCTTCAGGTCGCATGGAAGCCGGAACCCAAACGGGAAGGCGAGGTGTCAAAGCCGGAGTTCTACTCCCTCCTCGCGCTTGCAGGAGGCGTCGTCATCATCTGTCTCGGCTTCCCGCTCCTCTCATCGGTCGTCGTCGAGCCCTTCCTTGAGGGCATCTACGGCATCGGAGCCTCGCTCGGGGACCAGAACATCGCCATCATGCTGATGATGATGGTCGTCGTCTTCATCCTGCCCATCTCGCTCATCTTCTTCCGCAGGAACCCCAAGATGATTCCCCACTACGTGGGAGGACGAATGGAAACCGGCGACATGCACTTTGCAGGCTCCATGGGCATCCAGCGCAAGGTGGAGATGTCCAACTACTACTTTGAGGGCATCTTCGGCGAAGCGAAACTCGGCAGGGTGGGCAACATCCTCTGCACGCTCTTCATCGCCTGCATAGGGATCGTGCTGGCCACGGGGGTGATCGCATGA
- a CDS encoding respiratory chain complex I subunit 1 family protein — MIEQIIGALLFVILAPVVGGLVAGIDRKVTAHMQGRVGPPILQPFYDIFKLFEKESVVVRPEINFYIFCYLVFLVITGAIFFAGEDILLVIFALTLAHVFIVIAAFASSSPYSHVGAERELLMMMAVEPMLILAAAGMYMATGSFFVADIIAFQSMGGDLLVSSIPLLFLGVVYILTIKLRKSPFDISTSHHAHQELVKGLTTEFAGPTLGMYEIAHLYETVFLLGFVWLFFAGAPILGIVVVAVVYFLEIVIDNTNTRAKWQFALRSAWLVALILGAVNLALLVLGIIQPGTLGVL; from the coding sequence ATGATAGAACAGATCATCGGAGCTCTCCTCTTCGTCATCCTCGCCCCCGTCGTCGGCGGTCTCGTCGCGGGTATCGACCGGAAGGTCACCGCTCACATGCAGGGCAGGGTCGGCCCCCCGATCCTCCAGCCCTTCTACGACATCTTCAAGCTCTTCGAGAAGGAGAGCGTCGTCGTCAGGCCGGAGATCAACTTCTATATCTTCTGCTACCTGGTCTTCCTCGTGATCACGGGGGCGATCTTCTTTGCAGGAGAGGACATCCTGCTCGTGATCTTCGCCCTCACCCTCGCCCACGTCTTCATCGTGATTGCGGCGTTCGCCTCGAGCTCGCCCTATTCCCACGTGGGTGCCGAGCGCGAACTCCTGATGATGATGGCGGTCGAACCGATGCTCATCCTCGCCGCGGCCGGGATGTACATGGCGACCGGGTCGTTCTTCGTTGCGGACATCATCGCGTTCCAGAGCATGGGCGGCGACCTCCTGGTCTCCTCGATCCCGCTCCTCTTCCTCGGCGTTGTATACATCCTGACGATCAAGCTGAGAAAGTCCCCCTTCGACATCTCCACCTCGCACCATGCGCACCAGGAGCTCGTCAAGGGACTGACGACCGAGTTTGCAGGCCCGACCCTCGGGATGTACGAGATCGCCCACCTCTACGAGACGGTCTTCCTTCTCGGGTTCGTCTGGCTCTTCTTTGCGGGCGCACCCATCCTCGGCATCGTCGTGGTGGCGGTCGTCTACTTCCTCGAGATTGTAATCGACAATACGAACACCCGTGCCAAGTGGCAGTTCGCCCTGCGCAGTGCGTGGCTGGTGGCGCTCATCCTCGGGGCCGTCAACCTCGCCCTGCTCGTGCTCGGGATCATTCAGCCGGGGACCCTGGGGGTCCTCTAG
- a CDS encoding NADH-quinone oxidoreductase subunit B family protein — translation MANITKSPWIIHYDGSSCNGCDIEVLACLTPLYDIERFGIINTGNPKHADIFLITGGINHQNVDIVKNTYEQMVEPKVVVAVGICATSGGVFRECYNIMGGVDEVIPVDVYVPGCAVRPEAIIDGVVQALGILEEKRAKLAEEQGGAKK, via the coding sequence ATGGCAAATATTACAAAATCCCCGTGGATCATCCACTACGACGGCTCGTCCTGCAACGGATGTGATATCGAAGTGCTTGCATGCCTCACCCCCCTCTACGATATCGAACGGTTCGGCATCATCAACACGGGCAACCCGAAGCATGCCGACATCTTTCTCATCACGGGCGGCATCAACCACCAGAATGTCGATATCGTGAAGAACACCTACGAACAGATGGTCGAGCCCAAGGTCGTCGTGGCGGTCGGCATCTGTGCGACCTCCGGCGGCGTCTTCCGCGAGTGCTACAACATCATGGGCGGCGTCGACGAGGTCATCCCGGTCGACGTCTACGTGCCGGGCTGCGCCGTGCGCCCCGAGGCGATCATCGACGGCGTGGTGCAGGCACTGGGCATCCTCGAGGAGAAACGGGCAAAGCTTGCAGAAGAACAGGGAGGCGCAAAGAAATGA
- a CDS encoding NADH-quinone oxidoreductase subunit C, which translates to MKEQNTTLREIAVADLVTETGGFKAKGCRLVQIGCTGTGDAYEINYTFEKGDVFETVRITVHDGDVIPSIAEHFWASFIYENEIHELYGLAIEGMSIDFGGHLYHTAVENPFKNPPEVTKVEKERPAPKPEGGDA; encoded by the coding sequence ATGAAAGAGCAGAACACCACGCTCAGAGAGATTGCGGTCGCCGACCTCGTCACAGAGACCGGCGGCTTCAAGGCAAAGGGATGCCGCCTCGTGCAGATCGGCTGCACCGGCACCGGGGACGCATACGAGATCAACTACACCTTTGAAAAGGGCGACGTCTTCGAGACCGTGCGCATCACCGTCCACGACGGCGATGTCATCCCGTCGATTGCAGAACACTTCTGGGCCTCATTCATCTATGAAAACGAGATCCACGAACTCTACGGCCTTGCGATCGAGGGGATGAGCATCGACTTCGGCGGCCACCTCTACCACACGGCCGTCGAGAACCCCTTCAAAAACCCCCCGGAGGTCACAAAAGTGGAGAAGGAACGACCCGCACCCAAACCCGAGGGAGGTGATGCCTGA
- a CDS encoding hydrogenase large subunit, which yields MGRQIVVPFGPQHPVLPEPIHLDLVLEDEVVVEAVPSIGYIHRGLEKLVEKREYTDYIRIAERICGICSFTHSVTYAEAVEKVMGLEVPPRAHYIRTILMEYSRLHSHMLWLGLTADAMGFENLFMNSWRIREAILDDMEMATGGRVIQGLTIVGGLRKDVPDEMLGQMSDNLKALTPQMEELCRIFSHDTSVRHRMRGLGVLTKDEMWELGGVGPTARGSGLALDARTTGYSAYDELGFKPVVETEGDCLARCIVRARELMAAADLVHAAVKKMPDGPVDVGKIKGGPDGDAFVFTEQPRGEVLHYVKGNGSKYLVRHRVRTPTFANIPPLVKMLAGADLADVPVVVLTIDPCIGCMER from the coding sequence ATGGGCAGACAGATCGTCGTCCCCTTCGGGCCGCAGCACCCCGTGCTCCCCGAACCCATCCACCTCGACCTCGTCCTCGAGGATGAGGTCGTCGTCGAGGCGGTCCCCTCCATCGGCTACATCCACCGCGGGCTGGAGAAGCTCGTCGAGAAGCGCGAATACACCGATTACATCAGGATTGCCGAGCGCATCTGCGGCATTTGTTCCTTCACCCACTCGGTCACCTATGCAGAGGCCGTGGAGAAGGTGATGGGGCTCGAGGTCCCGCCCCGCGCCCACTACATCCGCACCATCCTGATGGAGTACTCGAGGCTGCACTCCCATATGCTCTGGCTGGGGCTCACCGCCGATGCGATGGGATTCGAAAACCTCTTCATGAACTCATGGCGCATCCGTGAGGCGATCCTCGACGACATGGAGATGGCAACCGGCGGACGGGTCATCCAGGGCCTCACCATCGTGGGCGGCCTGAGAAAGGACGTCCCCGACGAGATGCTCGGGCAGATGAGCGATAACCTGAAGGCGTTAACCCCCCAGATGGAGGAGCTCTGCAGGATCTTCTCCCACGACACATCGGTCCGTCACCGGATGCGTGGCCTGGGTGTCCTTACGAAGGATGAGATGTGGGAGCTCGGCGGCGTCGGCCCGACCGCCCGCGGCTCCGGCCTCGCCCTCGACGCCCGCACCACCGGCTACTCCGCCTACGACGAGCTCGGGTTCAAGCCCGTTGTGGAGACGGAGGGCGACTGCCTGGCCCGGTGTATCGTTAGGGCACGGGAACTGATGGCCGCGGCCGACCTCGTCCATGCGGCGGTGAAGAAGATGCCCGACGGCCCGGTCGACGTAGGGAAGATCAAGGGCGGCCCGGACGGCGACGCATTCGTCTTCACCGAACAGCCCCGCGGCGAAGTGCTCCACTACGTCAAGGGCAACGGGTCGAAGTACCTCGTCCGCCACCGGGTGCGGACCCCGACGTTCGCGAACATCCCGCCCCTGGTGAAGATGCTCGCAGGTGCCGACCTCGCCGACGTCCCGGTCGTCGTTCTGACTATCGACCCGTGTATCGGGTGCATGGAGAGGTGA
- a CDS encoding 4Fe-4S binding protein, whose translation MGLFAMTKRALANVITKPATLMYPVKPAKQFERSRGMLVITIEDCIYCGLCSRHCPADAIEVSKQDRTWQVDRLRCIICAQCVDACPKSCLDIVPEYEKSVAQPPFVDFYQGPPAPPKPEKKPKEE comes from the coding sequence ATGGGACTCTTCGCTATGACCAAAAGGGCGCTTGCAAACGTCATCACAAAGCCGGCGACCCTGATGTACCCTGTAAAGCCCGCAAAACAGTTCGAACGCTCCCGCGGGATGCTTGTCATCACCATCGAGGACTGCATCTACTGCGGGCTCTGTTCCCGCCACTGCCCCGCCGATGCGATCGAGGTCTCGAAGCAGGATCGGACCTGGCAGGTCGACCGTCTCCGCTGCATCATCTGTGCCCAGTGCGTCGACGCCTGCCCGAAGTCGTGCCTCGACATCGTTCCCGAATACGAGAAATCGGTCGCACAGCCCCCCTTCGTGGACTTTTACCAGGGGCCGCCCGCCCCCCCCAAGCCCGAGAAGAAGCCAAAGGAA